The sequence CCTGAGGCCGTCGGCGCAGCACCTGCCGGTCGCGCGCTACTACACGCCCGAGGAGTTCGCCGAGCTCGGTGAAGCCGGACGCGCCATCGGCTTCGCCCACGTCGAGTCGGGGCCGCTGGTGCGCTCCTCCTATCATGCCAAGGGCCAGCTCGCCGGCACGGCATCGGCGCGCTGACGTGGAGTATGTGTCGATCTTGATGGTGTTCGCGGTGTCCGCGCTGGTGGCGGGGGCGCTGCTCGGCATCCCGCTGCTGATCGCGCCCAGGCGCTACTCGGCGGCCAAGATGGAGCCCTTCGAGTGCGGCAAAGATCCGATCGCGCTGCCCGAGGGACGCTTCGCCATCAAGTTCTCCACCATCGCCATCTTCTTCATCATCTTCGACATCGAGCTGCTGTTCGTCTGGCCGTGGGCGACGGTGTTCAGGAGCCTCGGCTGGTTCGGCTTCTCGGTCATGCTCGTCTTCCTGGGCATCCTGATGCTCGGCTTCCTCTACATCTGGCAAAAGCGGGGGCTCGAATGGGAGTAGGGACCTTTTTCACCTCCAAGCTCGACGAGGCGATCGGCTGGGCGCGCAAGTTCTCCATCTTCCAGTACCCGTTCGTGACGGCGTGCTGCGGCATGGAGTACATGGCCACCGCCTGCTCGCACTATGATGTCGACCGGTTCGGCGCGGGGCTGCCGCGCTTCTCACCGCGCCAGGCCGACGTGCTCTTCGTCGTGGGCACCATCAGCCACAAGATGGCGCCCGTGCTCAAGCGCATCTACGACCAGATGTGCGAGCCCAAGTGGGTGGTCGCCTTCGGTGTCTGCACCTGCACGGGCGGCTTCTACAACAACTACGCGACGGTCCAGGGGATAGACACCATCATCCCGGTGGACGTCTACATCCCCGGCTGTCCCCCCCGTCCCGAAAGCGTCATCGACGGCCTGATGAAGCTGCAGGACAAGATCGCCGCGGGCGCGCAGCGCTACTAGGCCCGATCATGGACGGATCCGCCATTCTCGCGCGGCTGCGCGCGCGCCTGGGCGCGCGGGTGCTCGAGACCCACGAGCACCACGGCGATCACACGGCCGTCGTTACCCGCGAGGGCATCGTCGACGCGCTCGGGTACTGCCGGGACGACGCCCTACTCCGCTTCGACATGCTGATGGATCTCACCGCCGTGGACTACCTCAAGTTCCCAGGCCGCGAGGACGGGCCGCGCTTCGACGTCGTGTACCACCTGTACTCCGTCCCGCACAACCATCGGGTTAGGTTGAAGGTGCGAGTCGAGCAGGACGCGGCGTCCGTGCCCACCGCCACGGGGCTCTGGCCCATCGCCAACTGGTTCGAGCGCGAGGTGTGGGACATGTTCGGCATCCGGTTCGAGGGCCATCCGGACCTGAGACGCCTCCTGATGTACGAAGAGTTCGTCGGCCACCCGCTCCGCAAGGACTACCCCATCGAGCGCCGCCAACCGCTCATCGGGCCCAATGTGTAGTGCGAGGCGAGACATGGCCGACGAGCCGCAGGCGTGGACGTTCGAGATGAGCGGTATAGCCGCGAGACGAGGGCTGAGTTGAATCATGACGAGATGAGCGCTGAAATGGTTCGGAGATAGCCATGCCGGAACGCACCGCGCGCGAGCTGTTCCTGGGGGAAGGCCCCGGCGCCGGCAGCGGCAGCCAGAACCTCTATGTCAACCTGGGCCCGGCGCACCCGGCCATGCACGGCATCATCCGCATCTTCGCCGAGCTCGACGGCGAGGTCGTGGTCAAGACCGACGTCGAGATCGGCTACCTGCACCGCGCGTTCGAGAAGGAATGCGAGATCGGCCCGTACAACAACGCCATCCCCTTCACGGACCGCCTCAACTACGTCTCGCCGCTGATCAACAACTTCGCCTACGCCTCGGCCGTCGAGAAGCTCCTCGACATCGAGATCACCGAGCGCTGCAAGTACATCCGTGTGGTCATGAGCGAGATCTCGCGGGTCTGCGACCACCTGACGTGCGTGGGCGCCTCCGCCATGGAGCTGGGCGCCTTCACGGTCTTCCTGTACATGATCAAGGCGCGCGAATTCCTCTGGGAGCTGGTCGAGGACGTCACAGGCGCGCGGCTGACCATCTCCTACGGCCGGGTCGGCGGCGTCAAGGCCGACCTGCCCGAGGGCTTCGGCATCAAGGTGCGGAAGGCCTTCGCCGAAGTGCGGCAGGTGCTCTCGGAAGTCCACACGCTCATCACCGGCAACCGGATCTTCATGGACCGCATGGTCGGCGTGGGGGCGCTCTCCGCCGAGGAGAGCATCGCCTGGGGCATCACGGGGCCGTTGCTCCGCGCGGCCGGCGTGCCCTTCGACCTCCGCCGCGTCCAGCCCTACTGGGCGTACGACCGCGTCGAGTTCGAGGTGCCGCTCGGGAAGAACGGCGACAACTTCGACCGCTACCTCGTCCGCATGGCCGAGATGGAGCAGTCCATGCGCATGGTGGACCAGGCGCTTGAGCGTATGCCGGGCGGCGCCATCAACGTGGACTTCGAGGGCCGCGAGATTCCCGTGGACGCGTACGTGGACCGGGGCAAGCAGGGCAAGACCGAAGGGCTGCTGCTGCTGCCCATCACGCTCTCGCCCAATCTCCAGGGGCAGGGGCGCGCCGCGCAGGAACGGGTGAACGTCGCCGACAAGAGGGTCGTCCTGCCCCCGAAGGAGACGACATACGGCTCCATCGAGGGGCTGATGAACCACTTCATGCTCGTGATGGACGGCTACGGCATCAGGCCGCCCGCGGGCGAGGCCTACTTCGCGGCCGAGGGCGCCAACGGCGAGCTCGGCTTCTACGTCGTCTCCGACGGCGGCGACCGGCCGTACCGCGTGCGCTGCCGCCCGCCGTGCCTGCCGCCCGTGGCCGCGCTGCCGCGCATGATCGAGGGGCAGATGGTCGCCGACATCGTTCCCACCTTCGGGTCGGTGAACATGATCGGAGGCGAGCTTGACCGCTGACGCGCGGCGGCCCGAGTTCACGCCCGAGCAGCTGGCCGAGGTCAGGCGGCTCCAGGGGCTCTACCCGGACAAGCAGGGCGCGCTCCTGCCCGTGCTGCACCTGGCACAAGAGGCGTATGGCTACGTGTCGCTCGAGGTGGAGGAATACGTCGCGGGGCTGTTTGAGATGAGCCCGGCCCACGTCCACGAGGTGGTGACCTTCTACACGCTCTTCTTCCAGAAGCCCAAGGGACGGCACGTCGTGTCCGTCTGCCACAACCTCTCCTGCCACCTCATGAACGCCAAGGGCATCATCGGGCACCTCGAGGAGCGGCTTGGAGTCGCTCCCGGAGAGACCACGCCGGACGGCGGGATCACCTTCCTCACCGTCGAATGCCTCTGCGCCTGCGAGCAGGCGCCGATGATGCAGGTGGACGACCGCTACGAGGGCAACCTGACGCCGGAGAAAGTCGACCGCATCCTCGAGGGCCTGAAGTGACTGACATCGCGCTACTGACCGCGGAGCAGGGCGAGGAACTCGGCCTGTGTCAGGCGGGCCTGCTTGAGCATCTGACGGAAGAGAGGGGTCGGAATGTCCCGTGCCATCTGGTGGCTCAGCCGGACCCGTCGAAAGCCGGCACGCTGAATGACCACCCGGAACTCCCGGTAGGTGGCCGTTGCCATCCGTCAGTCGAAGAGTGCGCGCGCTCCGGCTGGGGTCGGCGTGGCTCTGAGCGCCCGGATGTACGGCGCGTGAGGTGCCCGGTTGGGGCTCTGACTGAACCGGTCGAACTCGGCCGTGTACTGCTCGGAGTAATCGAGGGCCATCTCGACGAGGTCGGCGAGGGCCGCGTCGGGCGTGTCACCTTCGGTGGCGAGGTCGAGCTCCGGGCAGAGCGCGACGAACGCTCCCTCGGCCGGCTCGATGATGGCCGTGAGCTTGATCTCCGCAGGCTTGAGCACTACTGCCATGTTTGGCCTCCTCAACGACCAGCCGCGATCATATCATGCGGCCGTTTCGCCGATCGTGTGTCTCATTCGATACGCTCAACCTCGGAGGGCAACTGTCAGATCCTCCTCACGAGTGCTCGTGAGTGACCATGACTGAGAAGATCTTTACCCGCAACTTCCACCTGGCGGACTCGCACACGCTCACGCGGTACCGGGAGCAGGGCGGCTACACGGCGCTGCCGAAGGCGTTCGGGATGGAGCCCGCGGCGATCACCGAGGAGGTCAAGAAGGCCAATCTGCGTGGACTCGGCGGCGCGGCATTTCCGACGGGCGTCAAGTGGGGCTTCATCCCGAAAGGCTCGACGGCGCCCAGGTATCTCGTGATCAACGCCGACGAGGGCGAGCCCGGCACGTTCAAAGATCGCTTCCTCATGGAGCGGGACCCGCACGCCCTCATCGAGGGGATGGTCATCGCGGCACGCGCCATCGACTCGCATACGGGCTTCGTCTACATCCGCGGCGAGTACGTCAAGCCGTGGCGGATCCTGGACGGCGCGGTCAAGGAAGCCTACGCGGCGGGGCTCCTCGGCAAGAACATCCAGGGCTCCGGCTTCGACTTCGACATCGTGCTCCACCGCGGCGCCGGCGCCTACATCTGCGGCGAGGAGACGGGGCTCCTGTCTTCCCTCGAGGGGAAGAAGGGGTGGCCCAAGATCAAGCCGCCGTTCCCCGCGATCAAGGGAGCGTTCGGTCGGCCTACCATCGTCAACAACGTCGAGACCATCATGGCGGTGCCGCACATCATCAACCGGGGTGCTGCGTGGTTCGCGGGCCTGGGCACCAAGAGCCAGGGCGGCACCAGGCTGTACTCCGTGTCCGGGCACGTCGTGACGCCCGGCGTGGTCGAAGCGCCGGTGTCGATCACGCTGCGGCAGCTGATCTACGATCGTTGTGGCGGTATCCGTGGAGGCAAGAAGCTCAAGGCCGTGGTGCCGGGCGGCTCGTCGGCCGCCATCCTGACGCCCGACGAGATCGACATCCAGATGGATGTCGACGGGCCAA is a genomic window of Candidatus Rokuibacteriota bacterium containing:
- the ndhC gene encoding NADH-quinone oxidoreductase subunit A, producing MVFAVSALVAGALLGIPLLIAPRRYSAAKMEPFECGKDPIALPEGRFAIKFSTIAIFFIIFDIELLFVWPWATVFRSLGWFGFSVMLVFLGILMLGFLYIWQKRGLEWE
- a CDS encoding NADH-quinone oxidoreductase subunit B, with protein sequence MGVGTFFTSKLDEAIGWARKFSIFQYPFVTACCGMEYMATACSHYDVDRFGAGLPRFSPRQADVLFVVGTISHKMAPVLKRIYDQMCEPKWVVAFGVCTCTGGFYNNYATVQGIDTIIPVDVYIPGCPPRPESVIDGLMKLQDKIAAGAQRY
- a CDS encoding NADH-quinone oxidoreductase subunit C is translated as MDGSAILARLRARLGARVLETHEHHGDHTAVVTREGIVDALGYCRDDALLRFDMLMDLTAVDYLKFPGREDGPRFDVVYHLYSVPHNHRVRLKVRVEQDAASVPTATGLWPIANWFEREVWDMFGIRFEGHPDLRRLLMYEEFVGHPLRKDYPIERRQPLIGPNV
- a CDS encoding NADH-quinone oxidoreductase subunit D, producing MPERTARELFLGEGPGAGSGSQNLYVNLGPAHPAMHGIIRIFAELDGEVVVKTDVEIGYLHRAFEKECEIGPYNNAIPFTDRLNYVSPLINNFAYASAVEKLLDIEITERCKYIRVVMSEISRVCDHLTCVGASAMELGAFTVFLYMIKAREFLWELVEDVTGARLTISYGRVGGVKADLPEGFGIKVRKAFAEVRQVLSEVHTLITGNRIFMDRMVGVGALSAEESIAWGITGPLLRAAGVPFDLRRVQPYWAYDRVEFEVPLGKNGDNFDRYLVRMAEMEQSMRMVDQALERMPGGAINVDFEGREIPVDAYVDRGKQGKTEGLLLLPITLSPNLQGQGRAAQERVNVADKRVVLPPKETTYGSIEGLMNHFMLVMDGYGIRPPAGEAYFAAEGANGELGFYVVSDGGDRPYRVRCRPPCLPPVAALPRMIEGQMVADIVPTFGSVNMIGGELDR
- a CDS encoding NAD(P)H-dependent oxidoreductase subunit E yields the protein MTADARRPEFTPEQLAEVRRLQGLYPDKQGALLPVLHLAQEAYGYVSLEVEEYVAGLFEMSPAHVHEVVTFYTLFFQKPKGRHVVSVCHNLSCHLMNAKGIIGHLEERLGVAPGETTPDGGITFLTVECLCACEQAPMMQVDDRYEGNLTPEKVDRILEGLK
- the nuoF gene encoding NADH-quinone oxidoreductase subunit NuoF, whose amino-acid sequence is MTEKIFTRNFHLADSHTLTRYREQGGYTALPKAFGMEPAAITEEVKKANLRGLGGAAFPTGVKWGFIPKGSTAPRYLVINADEGEPGTFKDRFLMERDPHALIEGMVIAARAIDSHTGFVYIRGEYVKPWRILDGAVKEAYAAGLLGKNIQGSGFDFDIVLHRGAGAYICGEETGLLSSLEGKKGWPKIKPPFPAIKGAFGRPTIVNNVETIMAVPHIINRGAAWFAGLGTKSQGGTRLYSVSGHVVTPGVVEAPVSITLRQLIYDRCGGIRGGKKLKAVVPGGSSAAILTPDEIDIQMDVDGPKSKGSMIGSAGVIVMDETVSIPEALMVVARFYAHESCGQCTPCRESTGWIYKMSRRIIEGKGRKEDLDTILDVAKRGAGTTICAFYDGAVGPYISYIEKFRSEFEDLILSGAHA